A region of Methanocorpusculum labreanum Z DNA encodes the following proteins:
- a CDS encoding tetratricopeptide repeat protein: protein MRVREGNLTQQYFCDYLTLFAGDASAKESGEEIVLSNLFLHRMSVDGGFHARVLSAILGHESDRFLLLSLFKEVSDEEYAPLPLDEWLKSEYSSAVNNADVNRKIAIAALLRSQISGTNKAAEIVSAYGSQYPESWWQFQTRRLTVEEIENPDMYFGVGRRPFWHAFPLDEYAAVLGGAETLPPEIIYDIIICVAGAWFSTLTREEKIIWLNMPRTTPDEWAKFAAPLLTLEKPGPALSTANWLYASGNHDAALDLYANITLAFPQTPVEKPAFELMGAILSEFGDFDYAFESYKSAFLLARNEGPYETAVGLKNLCEVGDDLGEDMRDYYIRIASIAEELSPDDRVRLYFDLASSARKKYNYLDEYAYLERIIAEEGAEEPFFSRAMSRISEMNLALDFDGKPDDSVLREKDIREQAEILAARGDAAYFGFDPVCALFWYNRSDAVSGENSSAKKFQAAVAAGLYTEAKEYASTPAEKVMVMIMGDTPVHIAARELHTAVTEAWKAGADILPVVNPVLTMLSREDRMLVSDILTDRSTRDDEKALVCSGIGDCYISLGMSDEARQMFRLALRANPSTPVRARIFSEIGLLEYETGNYDASSEAYLSALKMNERFPAAWAGLAKACICQAKYPEALAALENAIRHHPVNTTYQDMRKAVLAVIAHPVDETADRLFTLNDAAGLPAAAALYSEKSPSGFKKEAWDAVSVEDVLKYRN from the coding sequence ATGCGTGTCCGTGAGGGGAACCTAACACAGCAGTACTTCTGCGATTATCTGACATTGTTTGCAGGTGATGCATCCGCAAAGGAATCAGGTGAAGAAATTGTTTTGTCCAATCTGTTTCTGCATCGAATGAGTGTCGATGGCGGATTTCATGCAAGAGTTCTCTCGGCAATTCTCGGACACGAATCAGACCGATTCCTTCTCCTCAGCCTTTTCAAAGAAGTATCAGACGAAGAATACGCTCCTCTTCCACTTGATGAATGGCTGAAGTCAGAGTATAGTTCCGCAGTAAATAACGCTGACGTGAATCGGAAAATCGCTATCGCTGCTCTTCTTCGTTCTCAGATATCCGGCACAAACAAGGCTGCAGAGATCGTTTCCGCGTATGGAAGTCAGTACCCGGAGAGCTGGTGGCAGTTTCAAACCCGCCGCCTGACCGTGGAAGAAATCGAAAACCCGGATATGTATTTCGGCGTCGGCCGTCGGCCGTTCTGGCATGCATTTCCTCTCGATGAATATGCTGCCGTACTTGGGGGTGCCGAAACGCTCCCGCCTGAGATCATTTACGATATCATCATCTGCGTTGCCGGAGCCTGGTTCTCCACACTGACCCGTGAAGAAAAGATCATCTGGCTGAATATGCCAAGGACAACGCCCGATGAATGGGCAAAGTTTGCGGCCCCCCTGCTGACCCTTGAGAAGCCGGGTCCTGCATTATCCACGGCAAACTGGCTGTATGCTTCAGGAAATCATGATGCCGCTCTTGATCTGTACGCAAACATCACGCTTGCTTTCCCGCAGACACCGGTCGAAAAACCGGCCTTTGAACTCATGGGCGCTATTCTGTCCGAGTTCGGCGACTTCGACTATGCCTTCGAATCCTATAAAAGCGCCTTCCTTCTCGCGAGAAACGAAGGTCCCTACGAGACCGCGGTTGGGTTGAAAAATCTCTGCGAAGTTGGAGATGATCTGGGGGAGGATATGCGGGATTATTACATCCGTATTGCGTCGATCGCAGAAGAACTCTCCCCTGACGACCGGGTGAGGCTATACTTCGATCTCGCTTCGTCCGCCAGAAAAAAATACAATTATCTCGATGAGTACGCCTACCTAGAACGCATCATAGCAGAAGAAGGCGCCGAGGAACCGTTCTTTTCCAGAGCGATGTCCCGGATCTCCGAGATGAATCTGGCACTGGACTTTGATGGAAAACCCGACGATTCCGTTCTTCGGGAAAAAGATATCCGAGAACAGGCGGAGATTCTGGCTGCAAGAGGGGATGCCGCCTATTTCGGCTTCGATCCCGTCTGTGCTTTGTTCTGGTATAACAGATCGGATGCAGTGAGCGGTGAAAACTCCTCCGCAAAAAAGTTCCAGGCGGCCGTCGCTGCAGGTTTATACACTGAAGCAAAAGAGTATGCCAGCACGCCTGCAGAAAAAGTCATGGTCATGATTATGGGAGATACGCCGGTACATATCGCGGCCCGCGAACTTCACACAGCAGTCACGGAGGCATGGAAAGCCGGTGCTGATATCCTGCCGGTTGTCAACCCGGTTCTGACAATGCTTTCCCGCGAAGACCGAATGCTGGTCAGCGATATTCTCACTGACCGCTCGACCCGTGATGACGAAAAGGCGCTGGTATGTTCCGGTATTGGGGATTGTTATATCTCCCTTGGAATGTCGGACGAAGCACGTCAGATGTTCCGTCTTGCTCTTCGCGCCAACCCCTCCACTCCGGTTCGTGCCCGAATATTTTCAGAGATCGGGCTACTGGAGTATGAAACCGGCAATTATGATGCATCGTCGGAAGCGTATCTATCTGCATTGAAAATGAACGAACGGTTCCCGGCAGCATGGGCGGGTCTTGCCAAGGCATGCATCTGTCAGGCAAAATATCCGGAGGCTTTGGCAGCACTTGAAAATGCTATCAGACATCATCCAGTCAACACCACTTATCAGGATATGCGTAAAGCCGTTTTGGCAGTGATCGCTCATCCGGTCGATGAAACGGCCGACCGGCTTTTTACTCTCAATGACGCAGCAGGACTGCCTGCAGCGGCAGCTCTCTACTCGGAAAAATCGCCGTCTGGCTTTAAAAAAGAGGCATGGGACGCCGTTTCCGTTGAAGATGTCTTAAAATATAGAAATTAA
- the mtrH gene encoding tetrahydromethanopterin S-methyltransferase subunit H, translating to MFKFEKEQQVFDFNGTKIGGQPGEYPRVLSPSIFYNKHEIVLNDHTGEIDKAKAEALWNRCQELSDITGNKYFLQILAEHGEAFESYFSWFDSIDNKTAFLMDSSAPAALVHATKYVTEVGLADRAIYNSINGSILPENVQALAESDVNSAIVLAFNPGDSSVAGREKALVDGGVAGQAKGMLQIAEECGITRPILDTAATPLGLGSFGSYREILACKAIHGMPTGGAYHNMTVSWTWLKRWRKNIHEQYADKPLLAEQMFHHHYGGIEGVRQAAWSSPDIGCNIMAMTLGADLIMYGPIENMEGAATATAFSDIVLAEAFRDFGGTIGVEDGPINKLV from the coding sequence ATGTTCAAGTTTGAAAAAGAACAGCAGGTCTTTGACTTTAATGGAACGAAGATCGGTGGACAGCCCGGAGAGTATCCGCGTGTGCTTTCACCCTCCATCTTCTACAACAAACACGAGATCGTTTTAAACGATCACACCGGTGAGATTGACAAAGCAAAAGCAGAAGCACTCTGGAACCGCTGTCAGGAACTTTCTGACATTACCGGCAACAAGTACTTCCTCCAGATTCTCGCAGAACACGGCGAGGCTTTCGAGTCATACTTCTCCTGGTTCGACAGTATCGACAACAAGACCGCATTCCTGATGGACTCCTCTGCTCCTGCAGCACTTGTCCACGCAACGAAATACGTTACGGAAGTCGGTCTTGCAGACCGCGCTATCTACAACTCGATCAACGGTTCAATCCTTCCGGAGAACGTTCAGGCACTTGCAGAGTCCGATGTGAACTCCGCAATCGTTCTGGCATTCAACCCAGGTGACTCATCCGTTGCCGGACGTGAGAAAGCACTCGTCGACGGTGGTGTTGCAGGTCAGGCAAAAGGTATGCTTCAGATCGCAGAAGAATGCGGTATCACCCGCCCGATTCTCGACACTGCAGCAACTCCCCTTGGTCTCGGCTCATTCGGTTCCTACCGTGAAATCCTTGCATGCAAGGCAATCCACGGTATGCCTACCGGTGGTGCATACCACAACATGACTGTGTCCTGGACCTGGCTGAAACGCTGGAGAAAGAACATCCACGAGCAGTACGCAGACAAGCCGCTCCTTGCAGAGCAGATGTTCCACCACCACTACGGCGGCATCGAAGGCGTCCGTCAGGCTGCATGGTCTTCACCGGATATCGGCTGTAACATTATGGCAATGACCCTTGGTGCAGACTTAATCATGTACGGCCCAATCGAGAACATGGAAGGTGCCGCAACTGCAACAGCATTCTCCGATATCGTTCTTGCCGAAGCTTTCAGAGACTTCGGTGGAACCATCGGTGTTGAAGACGGTCCGATCAACAAACTCGTATAA
- the mtrA gene encoding tetrahydromethanopterin S-methyltransferase subunit A, which produces MADKKSPANGWPIIQGDYHTGDANSPVAVITMGSHLDEAGICAAGAALAGSCKTENLGIEKVVANVISNPNIRFVLLCGTEVKGHLSGQSIEAMHKNGVEGGKIVGSTGAIPFLENLTAEHIKRFQEQIELVNIMETEDMGQISAKINELKGRDPGAFAADPIVIQLTDDAGGAEGGATVASANPQFLEIEKRLDAIEQKIEFTDAEIAMRVGRKIGRDIGILYGLVAGIIAFLVIIYWMSGLLFM; this is translated from the coding sequence ATGGCAGATAAAAAATCACCAGCAAATGGATGGCCGATCATTCAGGGAGATTACCACACCGGTGATGCAAACAGCCCAGTCGCTGTAATCACCATGGGTTCCCACCTTGATGAAGCCGGAATCTGTGCCGCAGGTGCAGCTCTTGCAGGTTCCTGTAAGACTGAAAACCTCGGTATTGAGAAAGTTGTTGCAAACGTCATTTCAAACCCAAACATCCGGTTTGTTCTGCTTTGTGGTACTGAAGTTAAGGGTCACCTTTCCGGTCAGTCCATCGAAGCAATGCACAAGAATGGAGTTGAAGGCGGAAAGATCGTCGGTTCTACCGGTGCTATTCCGTTCCTTGAGAACTTGACGGCAGAACACATCAAACGTTTCCAGGAACAGATTGAACTCGTTAACATCATGGAGACCGAAGACATGGGTCAGATCTCCGCAAAGATCAACGAGCTCAAGGGACGTGATCCTGGAGCATTCGCTGCTGACCCCATCGTCATTCAGTTAACTGATGATGCCGGCGGAGCAGAAGGCGGTGCAACGGTTGCAAGCGCCAACCCCCAGTTCCTCGAGATCGAGAAACGTCTTGATGCAATCGAGCAAAAGATTGAGTTCACGGACGCAGAAATTGCGATGCGTGTCGGAAGAAAAATTGGCCGTGACATCGGTATCCTCTACGGACTTGTAGCAGGTATCATTGCCTTCCTGGTAATCATTTACTGGATGTCAGGGTTATTATTCATGTAA
- a CDS encoding tetrahydromethanopterin S-methyltransferase subunit F, with protein sequence MAGSIIRMAAIDKMVDNIRYKGQILARTNKVDSAISSSGLVGFAAGLVLALVLILVPVLVLL encoded by the coding sequence ATGGCAGGTTCGATTATTAGAATGGCCGCCATCGACAAGATGGTGGATAATATCAGATACAAGGGCCAGATTCTTGCCAGAACAAACAAGGTCGACTCCGCAATCTCGAGCTCAGGTCTTGTTGGATTTGCCGCAGGTCTCGTTCTTGCTCTCGTTCTGATTCTTGTACCAGTGCTGGTGTTACTCTGA
- the mtrA gene encoding tetrahydromethanopterin S-methyltransferase subunit A, with protein MVDKKSPAGGWPIIQGDYHTGDANSPVAVITMGSHLDETAICVAGAALAGSCKTENLGIEKIVANVISNPNIRFVLLCGTEVKGHLSGQSIEAMHKNGVEGGKIVGSTGAIPFLENLGDSDIKRFQEQVELINIMETEDLNVIAAKINELKARDPGAFGADPVVIQLSDDDSSGGAGAESGEEEPLTGEMALITARIKAIQMMVTDIGYRNRFASGLYGGKIEGLMIGLIVSLVILGALIGVQVI; from the coding sequence ATGGTAGACAAGAAATCCCCGGCAGGCGGATGGCCGATCATTCAGGGTGATTACCACACCGGTGATGCAAACAGCCCTGTTGCTGTCATAACCATGGGTTCACACCTTGACGAGACCGCCATCTGTGTTGCAGGTGCAGCTCTTGCAGGATCCTGTAAGACTGAAAACCTCGGTATCGAAAAGATCGTTGCAAACGTCATTTCAAATCCGAACATCCGTTTCGTTCTGCTTTGCGGTACTGAAGTGAAAGGTCACCTTTCAGGTCAGTCTATCGAAGCAATGCACAAAAATGGTGTTGAAGGCGGAAAGATCGTTGGTTCTACCGGAGCAATTCCGTTCCTTGAAAACCTTGGCGATTCCGATATCAAACGTTTCCAGGAACAGGTTGAACTTATCAACATCATGGAAACCGAAGATCTCAATGTCATTGCAGCAAAAATCAACGAGCTCAAGGCACGGGATCCCGGAGCATTCGGTGCAGACCCGGTTGTCATCCAGTTATCCGATGATGACAGCAGCGGTGGAGCAGGTGCTGAATCCGGCGAAGAAGAACCTTTGACCGGTGAAATGGCCTTAATTACCGCCCGCATCAAAGCGATCCAGATGATGGTCACTGATATCGGTTACCGTAACAGATTCGCATCCGGTCTCTACGGAGGCAAGATCGAAGGTCTCATGATCGGTTTGATCGTCTCTCTGGTTATTCTTGGTGCACTTATCGGTGTTCAGGTGATCTAA
- the mtrB gene encoding tetrahydromethanopterin S-methyltransferase subunit MtrB, which produces MGYVLVLPEFGLVADPIAGIVTTAGVSYQPVIDQVVELETIAEDLVGMLSGEGNFLNSFPGREKTLMKAGMVTSLWYGLAVGLFVAFVLAFALYFGGI; this is translated from the coding sequence ATGGGATATGTATTAGTATTACCGGAATTTGGCCTCGTAGCTGACCCCATAGCAGGTATCGTAACGACTGCCGGTGTATCCTATCAGCCGGTTATCGATCAGGTGGTAGAACTCGAAACAATTGCTGAAGATCTTGTCGGCATGCTTTCGGGTGAAGGCAACTTCTTAAACAGCTTCCCCGGCCGTGAAAAGACTCTCATGAAAGCAGGTATGGTTACCTCTCTCTGGTATGGTCTTGCGGTTGGTCTGTTTGTAGCCTTCGTCCTCGCATTTGCCCTCTACTTCGGAGGTATCTAA
- the mtrC gene encoding tetrahydromethanopterin S-methyltransferase subunit MtrC gives MSVKVEASHDGIPHDKVMVIGAVISLVSLYIAIIGTVIGVDYLAFFGGFAAVGALIWGNSTIKKLCSYGIGTGVPSAGMLAFGSGVIALLFAATLGGISIWIVPVAGLIIALIVGLFLGWISNSVLNMKIPVMTRSIAELAAVGALALMGLGVVATGTVGFTGIATIEILGVTVYNASYLGAGVIAVSFMLGAIALQHPFNACLGPGEKQDRTNMLAIECGFLSMIIMAVISFVFVSLAAAWISLIVAIIGWFVSYVKYLALSKRDAAAWLDAKPFSDAEE, from the coding sequence ATGTCAGTAAAAGTTGAAGCATCCCACGACGGAATTCCACATGACAAGGTCATGGTCATCGGAGCCGTTATTTCACTGGTATCCCTTTACATCGCTATCATTGGTACAGTCATCGGTGTTGACTATCTCGCATTCTTTGGTGGATTTGCAGCAGTCGGCGCCCTGATCTGGGGTAACAGCACAATCAAAAAGCTCTGCAGCTATGGTATCGGAACTGGTGTTCCGTCTGCAGGTATGCTCGCATTCGGATCCGGTGTCATTGCCCTTCTCTTTGCAGCTACCCTTGGCGGAATCAGCATCTGGATCGTACCGGTTGCAGGATTAATCATTGCTCTCATCGTCGGTCTCTTCCTTGGATGGATCTCAAACTCCGTTCTGAACATGAAGATCCCGGTGATGACCAGAAGTATCGCAGAACTCGCCGCAGTCGGCGCCCTTGCCCTTATGGGTCTTGGCGTTGTTGCAACCGGAACCGTTGGCTTTACTGGAATCGCCACCATCGAGATCCTCGGTGTTACTGTTTACAATGCATCCTATCTTGGTGCAGGTGTTATTGCAGTTTCATTCATGCTCGGTGCAATCGCTCTCCAGCACCCGTTCAACGCGTGCCTCGGTCCAGGCGAGAAACAGGACAGAACCAACATGCTCGCTATCGAATGCGGTTTCCTTTCCATGATCATCATGGCAGTGATTTCCTTCGTTTTCGTTTCATTAGCAGCAGCTTGGATCTCACTTATCGTGGCCATCATTGGATGGTTCGTGTCCTATGTCAAATATCTCGCCTTATCCAAGCGCGATGCAGCAGCCTGGCTTGATGCCAAGCCGTTCTCCGACGCGGAGGAGTAA
- the mtrD gene encoding tetrahydromethanopterin S-methyltransferase subunit D, producing the protein MSAIAAKPGANAGAFQPIPSVIAIVIAIILVVAAYFLGSSGILAGGAMFVLQTLCLIILGAALIAFGVHFVPVGGAPAAMGQAPGIATGVAMLATGAGLAGLFGGAWAAELGIGVALASGAIGGALMMAITCLMVNISYVFGMGIPAASGKVEKDPITGDLQAAYKSQGTEGHGLPFISYVGGVIGGLFGGLGGTLIYIELLDFYNAGLPALGFVGAADINMLSVGLAGIFAIGMFLVIAVLSAYNITGTIEGPHDPKFKRFPRAIVAAILASAVCGLVAMLVVALF; encoded by the coding sequence ATGAGTGCAATCGCAGCTAAACCCGGAGCAAATGCCGGCGCATTCCAGCCAATTCCTTCGGTCATCGCAATCGTTATTGCAATCATTCTCGTTGTTGCTGCTTACTTCCTTGGAAGTTCCGGCATTCTTGCCGGCGGTGCAATGTTCGTTCTTCAGACTCTGTGTCTGATCATCCTTGGTGCAGCCTTAATCGCATTTGGTGTTCACTTTGTTCCCGTCGGCGGAGCGCCGGCAGCAATGGGTCAGGCACCCGGTATTGCTACCGGTGTCGCAATGCTTGCAACAGGTGCAGGTCTTGCAGGACTCTTTGGCGGAGCATGGGCAGCAGAGTTAGGTATTGGAGTCGCACTTGCCAGTGGAGCAATTGGCGGTGCATTAATGATGGCAATCACCTGTCTTATGGTGAACATCTCCTATGTCTTTGGCATGGGTATCCCGGCAGCCTCCGGTAAGGTCGAAAAAGATCCGATCACCGGTGATTTACAGGCAGCATACAAATCCCAGGGAACCGAAGGTCACGGTTTACCGTTCATCTCTTATGTTGGCGGTGTTATCGGCGGTCTTTTCGGTGGTCTTGGCGGAACACTCATCTACATTGAACTTCTCGACTTCTACAATGCTGGTCTTCCAGCACTTGGTTTTGTTGGAGCAGCAGACATCAATATGCTCTCCGTAGGTCTTGCAGGCATCTTTGCAATCGGTATGTTCCTTGTTATCGCAGTACTTTCTGCATACAACATTACCGGAACCATCGAAGGTCCGCACGACCCGAAGTTCAAGCGTTTCCCCCGTGCAATCGTCGCCGCAATCTTAGCTTCAGCTGTGTGCGGTCTTGTTGCAATGCTGGTGGTGGCATTATTCTGA
- the mtrE gene encoding tetrahydromethanopterin S-methyltransferase subunit E translates to MQEIIIGIGVTALAGALAAVAGAAEDTESNIGSQGDPNSQVQLAPQMGYTHRIYNKAVSGEPPAYTLWVTLACGVAWAFLMLGVNAILAIIFGTVLATFVQGVYATTAYLGRTASLSKFGQPVFIDVVKSVTTVTMAHAFVAIFATVTVCYLMMTVIGHPFALPLLGIVWGLALGAAGSATGNPYYGKERQYQNQKFGAGVPISASGNIVRYAEAGQRSSIDNGFFTAKFGGPASGLCFGLIVFFELWRTIIFEDFLAGWGAVIVGAVVIIVFMIIDRYVEVWARKSYGPYTVEA, encoded by the coding sequence ATGCAAGAAATTATAATCGGCATTGGAGTAACTGCCCTTGCGGGAGCTCTCGCAGCGGTTGCCGGTGCAGCCGAAGATACTGAGTCCAACATCGGATCACAAGGTGACCCGAACTCTCAGGTCCAGCTCGCACCGCAGATGGGATACACTCACCGTATCTATAACAAAGCAGTGAGTGGAGAACCACCGGCATACACCCTGTGGGTGACCCTTGCTTGTGGTGTTGCATGGGCATTCCTTATGTTAGGAGTCAATGCAATCCTCGCAATCATCTTCGGAACAGTTCTCGCAACCTTTGTGCAGGGAGTTTACGCAACTACTGCATACCTTGGAAGAACCGCAAGTCTTTCCAAGTTTGGACAGCCGGTCTTTATTGATGTTGTTAAATCAGTAACGACTGTGACTATGGCTCACGCATTCGTAGCTATCTTTGCAACGGTAACCGTATGTTACCTCATGATGACAGTCATCGGACATCCGTTTGCTCTTCCGCTTCTTGGTATCGTATGGGGTCTTGCTCTTGGTGCAGCAGGTTCTGCAACCGGAAACCCGTACTACGGTAAAGAGCGTCAGTATCAGAATCAGAAATTCGGTGCTGGTGTCCCCATCTCTGCATCCGGTAACATCGTTCGTTATGCAGAAGCAGGACAGAGAAGCTCGATCGACAACGGTTTCTTCACCGCGAAATTCGGTGGACCCGCATCAGGTCTTTGTTTCGGATTAATTGTTTTCTTCGAACTCTGGCGTACCATCATCTTCGAGGACTTCCTCGCAGGATGGGGTGCAGTGATCGTTGGAGCAGTTGTAATTATTGTCTTCATGATCATCGACCGTTATGTTGAAGTCTGGGCACGCAAGAGCTACGGACCCTACACTGTGGAGGCCTGA
- the mcrA gene encoding coenzyme-B sulfoethylthiotransferase subunit alpha — translation MAKVEKTQKLFLDALKQKFPKQDVASTTAEFYKFNGLEQSPRKREFMAENKKIEAARGISMYDPNRCHLGGIPMGQRQLMTYELSGTGTFVEGDDLHFVNNAAMQQMWDDIRRTVIVSMDMAHQTLQKRLGKEVTPETINEYLHVVNHAMPGGAVVQEHMVETHPGLTDDCYVRVFTGDQELADNLEPQFVIDVEKLFPKKQAEALQAAVGKSLWQCVHMPTIVGRTCDGGTTSRWSAMQIGMSFIAAYRMCAGEAAVADLSFAAKHAGVINMAHHLPARRARGPNEPGGMLFGNFSDMIQADRVNPNDPAKASLENVAAGAMLFDQIWLGSYMSGGVGFTQYATAAYTDNILDDFTYYGMDYIHDKYKVDIKNPNPKDKVKATQEVVNDIATEVNLYGMEQYEQFPTMMEDHFGGSQRAAVLAAASGITTSIGTGNSNAGLNGWYLSMLMHKDGWSRLGFFGYDLQDQCGSANSLSIRPDEGCIGEFRGPNYPNYAMNVGHQGEYAAIAASAHFGRGDAWTLSPLIKICFADPALKFDFAHPRAEFAKGAIREFMPAGERSLIIPAQ, via the coding sequence ATGGCAAAAGTAGAAAAGACCCAGAAACTTTTCCTTGATGCACTCAAGCAGAAGTTCCCAAAACAGGACGTTGCATCCACCACCGCCGAGTTCTATAAATTCAATGGTCTTGAGCAGTCTCCTCGTAAGAGAGAGTTCATGGCCGAGAACAAGAAGATCGAAGCTGCACGCGGCATCTCCATGTACGACCCGAACCGCTGCCACCTTGGCGGTATCCCGATGGGTCAGCGCCAGCTGATGACCTACGAACTCTCCGGCACCGGAACCTTCGTTGAGGGTGATGACCTTCACTTCGTCAACAATGCTGCCATGCAGCAGATGTGGGATGATATCCGCAGAACCGTAATCGTGTCCATGGACATGGCCCACCAGACCCTGCAGAAGCGTCTCGGCAAGGAAGTTACTCCTGAAACCATCAACGAGTATCTCCACGTCGTCAACCACGCAATGCCCGGAGGCGCCGTCGTTCAGGAACACATGGTCGAGACCCACCCGGGACTTACCGACGACTGTTACGTCCGTGTGTTTACTGGTGACCAGGAACTCGCCGACAACCTTGAACCCCAGTTCGTCATCGACGTCGAGAAGCTCTTCCCGAAGAAGCAGGCAGAGGCCCTCCAGGCAGCAGTCGGTAAATCCCTCTGGCAGTGCGTCCACATGCCGACCATCGTCGGCCGTACCTGCGATGGAGGAACTACCTCCCGCTGGTCCGCCATGCAGATCGGTATGTCCTTCATTGCCGCATACCGTATGTGCGCCGGTGAAGCAGCAGTCGCTGACCTGTCCTTTGCAGCAAAGCACGCTGGTGTCATCAACATGGCCCACCACCTGCCTGCACGCCGTGCACGCGGTCCGAACGAGCCCGGAGGAATGCTCTTTGGTAACTTCTCCGATATGATCCAGGCAGACCGTGTCAACCCGAACGACCCGGCAAAAGCATCCCTGGAAAATGTCGCAGCAGGAGCCATGCTCTTCGACCAGATCTGGCTCGGATCCTACATGTCCGGCGGTGTCGGTTTCACCCAGTACGCAACTGCAGCATACACGGATAACATCCTTGATGATTTCACCTACTACGGAATGGACTACATCCACGACAAGTACAAGGTTGACATCAAGAACCCGAACCCGAAAGACAAAGTTAAAGCAACTCAGGAAGTTGTCAACGACATCGCAACCGAAGTTAACCTTTACGGTATGGAACAGTATGAACAGTTCCCGACCATGATGGAAGACCACTTCGGCGGTTCCCAGCGTGCAGCAGTTCTTGCAGCAGCATCCGGTATCACCACCTCCATTGGAACCGGAAACTCCAACGCCGGTCTCAACGGCTGGTATCTGTCCATGCTTATGCACAAAGACGGATGGTCCAGACTTGGTTTCTTCGGCTACGACCTGCAGGACCAGTGCGGTTCCGCAAACTCACTCTCCATCAGACCCGACGAGGGCTGTATCGGCGAGTTCCGTGGACCGAACTACCCGAACTATGCAATGAACGTCGGTCACCAGGGAGAATACGCAGCAATTGCAGCCTCTGCCCACTTCGGCCGCGGCGACGCATGGACGCTCTCCCCGCTGATCAAGATCTGTTTCGCAGACCCGGCCCTGAAGTTCGACTTCGCTCACCCGCGTGCAGAATTCGCCAAAGGAGCAATCCGCGAATTTATGCCTGCTGGTGAGAGATCCCTCATCATCCCGGCACAGTAA
- the mcrG gene encoding coenzyme-B sulfoethylthiotransferase subunit gamma, translating into MAYKPQYGPGTSKVAEVRRNQMNPNVKLEKIRSVTDEDIVLIMGHRAPGQAYPSAHPPLAEQGEPDCPIRKLVKPTEGAKAGDRVRYIQFADSMLNGPSQPYQRTYLECYRFRGIDPGTLSGRQIVECRERDLEGYARELIETSIFDPATTGIRGATVHGHSLRLAENGMMFDMLQRCILDTDGVVKYIKDQVGVPLDRKVAVGKPMDAAWLKANTPMFHSLVGTAFRSDSEYVAYVQRIHALRTKYGFMPKEA; encoded by the coding sequence ATGGCATACAAACCACAGTATGGTCCGGGAACCTCCAAAGTTGCGGAAGTACGTCGCAACCAGATGAACCCGAACGTAAAGCTCGAAAAGATTCGCAGCGTCACTGATGAGGACATCGTCCTTATTATGGGACACCGTGCACCAGGACAGGCATACCCGTCGGCACACCCCCCACTCGCAGAGCAGGGAGAACCCGACTGCCCGATCCGCAAACTCGTTAAACCGACCGAAGGCGCAAAGGCCGGTGACCGTGTCAGATACATTCAGTTCGCTGACTCTATGCTGAACGGCCCGTCCCAGCCTTACCAGAGAACCTATCTCGAATGCTACCGTTTCCGTGGTATCGACCCGGGAACTCTCTCCGGCCGTCAGATCGTCGAGTGCCGCGAGCGTGACCTTGAAGGATACGCACGTGAGCTTATCGAAACCTCTATCTTCGACCCGGCAACCACCGGTATCCGCGGTGCAACCGTGCATGGACACTCCCTCCGTCTCGCAGAGAACGGTATGATGTTCGATATGCTCCAGCGTTGTATTCTCGACACCGACGGTGTTGTCAAATACATTAAAGACCAGGTCGGTGTCCCACTTGACCGCAAGGTCGCTGTCGGTAAACCGATGGACGCAGCCTGGCTGAAAGCGAACACCCCGATGTTCCACTCCCTTGTCGGAACTGCATTCCGCTCCGACAGTGAATATGTTGCATACGTTCAGCGTATCCACGCCCTCCGTACCAAATACGGATTCATGCCCAAGGAGGCCTGA